One segment of Streptosporangium brasiliense DNA contains the following:
- a CDS encoding N-acetylmuramoyl-L-alanine amidase, with the protein MQARLRRSAVLLAGSLIPLSLLVGRPASAAPADPMTDAFARAAATYEIPRDLLVTLGYAETHLDGHHGEPSASGGYGVMHLVSNPTAHTLERAAALTAQPLSALKSDDAANITGGAAVLRAYADELGLDAAARKDAGKWYTAVARYGNASSPEVARLYADTVYELLAAGVRATTPGGQALTVTAQAVQPDRGDYAKAPDLDRTFAAAAVDYPSAHWVPASSSNYAVSNRPASDPIDRIVIHVTQGSYAGTISWFQNPAAQVSAHYVVRSSDGDITQMVREKDRAWHARDYNSRSVGIEHEGYVDNASWFTDTMYRASAALTRSIADRYGIPKDRTHIVGHVEVPGNDHTDPGPYWDWTKYMQYVGGSGGGTNPHTPESVCGSGYTVIDSAALGTAGTVYLLYNSANGYNCVATVKKTSLGTATATSAYLEVQGSSRITDSGNFAYYAGPVRAAAADKCVKWGGKAGASSYDSPFEHCG; encoded by the coding sequence GTGCAGGCCCGACTCCGCCGTTCAGCCGTGCTGCTGGCCGGTTCGCTCATCCCCCTCTCGCTCCTGGTGGGCCGGCCCGCGAGCGCCGCTCCGGCCGATCCCATGACCGACGCCTTCGCCCGCGCGGCCGCGACCTACGAGATCCCCCGCGACCTGCTCGTCACCCTCGGATACGCCGAGACCCACCTCGACGGACACCACGGCGAGCCCAGCGCCAGCGGCGGCTACGGAGTGATGCATCTGGTCAGCAACCCCACCGCCCACACCCTGGAGCGCGCGGCCGCACTGACCGCACAACCGCTCTCGGCGCTGAAGAGCGACGACGCGGCCAACATCACCGGCGGCGCCGCGGTGCTACGCGCCTACGCCGACGAGCTCGGACTGGACGCCGCCGCCCGCAAGGACGCCGGCAAGTGGTACACGGCGGTGGCCCGGTACGGCAACGCCTCCTCCCCCGAGGTGGCCCGGCTGTACGCCGACACCGTCTACGAGCTGCTCGCCGCCGGCGTGCGCGCCACCACCCCCGGCGGCCAGGCGCTGACCGTGACCGCGCAGGCGGTACAGCCCGACCGCGGCGACTACGCCAAGGCCCCGGACCTGGACAGGACCTTCGCGGCCGCGGCCGTCGACTACCCCTCGGCGCACTGGGTCCCGGCCAGCTCCAGCAACTACGCCGTCTCCAACCGGCCGGCGAGCGACCCGATCGACCGCATCGTCATCCACGTGACCCAGGGCTCCTACGCCGGCACGATCTCCTGGTTCCAGAATCCCGCCGCCCAGGTCTCGGCGCACTACGTCGTCCGCTCCTCCGACGGCGACATCACCCAGATGGTCCGTGAGAAGGACCGCGCCTGGCACGCCCGTGACTACAACAGCCGGTCGGTCGGCATCGAGCACGAGGGCTACGTCGACAACGCCTCCTGGTTCACCGACACGATGTACCGCGCCTCTGCGGCGCTGACCCGCAGCATCGCCGACCGGTACGGCATCCCCAAGGACCGCACCCACATCGTCGGGCACGTCGAGGTCCCGGGCAACGACCACACCGACCCCGGCCCGTACTGGGACTGGACCAAGTACATGCAGTACGTCGGCGGCAGCGGCGGCGGCACCAACCCGCACACTCCCGAGTCGGTCTGCGGCAGCGGCTACACGGTGATCGACTCCGCCGCCCTGGGCACGGCCGGCACCGTCTACCTGCTCTACAACAGCGCCAACGGCTACAACTGCGTCGCCACCGTGAAGAAGACCTCCCTCGGCACGGCGACGGCCACCAGCGCCTACCTGGAGGTCCAGGGCAGCAGCCGGATCACCGACTCCGGCAACTTCGCCTACTACGCCGGCCCGGTGCGCGCCGCCGCGGCCGACAAGTGCGTCAAGTGGGGCGGCAAGGCCGGCGCCTCCAGCTACGACAGCCCCTTCGAGCACTGCGGGTAG
- a CDS encoding M23 family metallopeptidase encodes MRLRGVLTVGFALLLSLAGGAVMAPGAGAGVLGDPVPNSSETDPAPDDGATLLATNFQLPFPCGQSWTGNSSASSAHQSWEIDFNRGSTADADLGDPVVAAAAGTVVISAHQGSTNGYGNLVKIDHGGGWSTYYAHLNVRSVSAGVQVSQGQQIGTVGNTSKPGNYISPHLHYEVRMGSSYPSNIQKAVFNGTTFGYPVQTVTSNNCGGSTNPHTPQSVCGSGYDVVDSAALGTAGTVYLLYNNTNGYNCVTTIKRSSIGTATATSAYLEVQGSSRITDSGNFAYYAGPVRASGAGKCVKWGGKAGASSYDSPFEHCGS; translated from the coding sequence ATGAGACTCAGAGGGGTGCTCACGGTGGGGTTCGCCCTGCTGCTCAGCCTCGCGGGCGGCGCCGTCATGGCTCCGGGCGCCGGTGCGGGGGTGCTGGGGGACCCTGTGCCGAACAGCAGCGAGACCGATCCCGCCCCGGACGACGGGGCGACCCTCCTGGCGACGAACTTCCAGCTGCCCTTCCCCTGCGGGCAGAGCTGGACGGGTAACTCCAGCGCGAGCAGCGCGCACCAGTCGTGGGAGATCGACTTCAACCGGGGTAGCACCGCCGACGCCGACCTGGGAGACCCCGTCGTCGCGGCCGCGGCCGGCACGGTGGTCATCTCGGCCCACCAGGGGTCGACCAACGGATACGGGAACCTCGTCAAGATCGACCACGGTGGCGGCTGGTCCACCTACTACGCGCACCTGAACGTGCGCTCGGTGAGCGCGGGCGTCCAGGTCTCCCAGGGCCAGCAGATCGGCACCGTCGGCAACACCAGCAAGCCCGGCAACTACATCTCACCCCACCTGCACTACGAGGTCCGGATGGGCAGCAGCTACCCGTCCAACATCCAGAAGGCCGTCTTCAACGGGACCACGTTCGGCTACCCGGTCCAGACCGTGACCTCCAACAACTGCGGCGGCAGCACCAACCCGCACACCCCGCAGTCGGTCTGCGGCAGCGGCTACGACGTGGTCGACTCCGCCGCCCTGGGCACGGCCGGCACCGTCTACCTGCTCTACAACAACACCAACGGCTACAACTGCGTGACCACCATCAAGCGCTCGTCGATCGGCACGGCGACGGCCACCAGCGCCTATCTGGAGGTCCAGGGCAGCAGCCGGATCACCGACTCCGGCAACTTCGCCTACTACGCCGGTCCGGTGCGCGCCTCCGGTGCCGGCAAGTGCGTCAAATGGGGCGGCAAGGCCGGCGCCTCCAGCTACGACAGCCCCTTCGAACACTGCGGCAGCTGA
- a CDS encoding AfsR/SARP family transcriptional regulator: protein MVVDQPTFSVLGGLDVRTSGRSLRIAGTKPRILLASLLLDANRVVGADLLAEVLWPRHRPRSAHANIRTYVSSLRGVLEAAGARIQARPPGYVIELSTGQLDALLFEDLIAGARAAGRTEESFDRLRRALALWHGTPLADLPASPLWDGRLQALAEVRLAAAEELIALRMARGEYTDAIGELRGLLKEHPFREDLWQRLMLALHWSGRQAEALHAYTTVRRQLVAELGIEPGADLRRAHAAVLAGEPPPAVAGPALPPAVAAVPHPPPPVAAAVSTPHQLPPDVPDFTGRAEAVAVLTRALSPVERPPDGPPLIVVVMGAPGVGKSALAVHCAHAVRAGYPGGQLYLDLGGTEPVPADPGELLAEALRALGVGEAGLPATVRERSALYRSLLAGRPMLVVLDDAAGAAQVRPLLPGSGCAVLVTSRRRITELPGALRLELDVLPPGEAEEFLGRIVGPERLEREREAAVAILRSCGYLPLAVRIAGARLAGRPGWSLEVLGRRLDDESNRLGELRAGDLEVRVSLDRSYRLLPDDAALALRALGLLGPQSLPGWVVDAALDRHRADDVTDVLVDVNLLRLVGTDPIGQPRYRLHDLVRCNAREKAGGLLERNALIRVLGAWMATAESATARLPTTLFSLSAAGATRWNLPADTLGRLTADPLSWLDAEHDTLVGAVRLAADAGLAESAWGLAAALVPYYDLRCHFEEWQSTHRVALEAARLAQDRHGEAAMLRGLAQVCLYQDRYAEATEMFRRALTIFHELGDARGEATSICGLGAVNQFCGEHLRALTYFRQALAMFLAMGDQSGEAYARQAIGRVCLASGNLHQASRWLGEALGLARRLGDPHREGCVSMQLGRFHALVAEPDRAMRFQGRALDIFEGLGDLHCGAYAMQNLGGLQVVRGDRSHASDKLERSLLIFQRLGDRSGEAATVQTLGELHRSAGRTRLAQNYLHHALELRRELRGGADLAGSAGPAALPGDGWRSPDVVRSPLGLVLDGNAVEW, encoded by the coding sequence ATGGTGGTTGATCAGCCCACATTCAGCGTGCTCGGTGGTTTGGACGTCCGGACCTCGGGACGCTCCCTCCGCATCGCCGGCACGAAACCCCGAATCCTGCTGGCATCGCTGTTGCTCGACGCCAACCGTGTGGTCGGCGCGGACCTGCTCGCCGAGGTGCTGTGGCCCCGGCACCGGCCGCGCTCCGCCCACGCCAACATCCGCACCTACGTGAGCTCGCTGCGCGGCGTGCTGGAGGCGGCCGGTGCCCGGATCCAGGCCCGGCCGCCCGGCTACGTGATCGAGCTGTCGACCGGCCAGCTCGACGCGCTGCTGTTCGAGGACCTGATCGCCGGGGCGCGCGCGGCCGGCCGTACGGAGGAGTCCTTCGACCGGCTCCGCCGGGCGCTCGCGCTGTGGCACGGCACCCCGCTGGCCGACCTGCCGGCCAGCCCGCTCTGGGACGGGCGGCTGCAGGCGCTGGCGGAGGTACGGCTCGCCGCCGCCGAAGAGCTGATCGCCCTGAGGATGGCCCGGGGCGAGTACACTGACGCGATCGGCGAGCTGCGCGGGCTGCTGAAGGAGCATCCCTTCCGGGAGGACCTCTGGCAGCGGCTGATGCTCGCCCTGCACTGGAGCGGACGGCAGGCCGAGGCCCTGCACGCCTACACCACGGTCCGGCGGCAGCTGGTCGCCGAGCTCGGGATCGAACCCGGCGCGGACCTGCGCCGGGCGCACGCGGCTGTCCTGGCGGGCGAGCCCCCGCCCGCCGTGGCCGGGCCCGCCCTCCCGCCCGCCGTCGCGGCCGTGCCGCACCCCCCACCGCCCGTCGCGGCGGCCGTCTCCACCCCCCACCAGCTCCCCCCGGACGTGCCGGACTTCACCGGCCGGGCCGAGGCCGTCGCCGTCCTCACCCGGGCGCTGTCCCCCGTGGAGCGCCCGCCGGACGGGCCGCCCCTGATCGTCGTGGTGATGGGGGCGCCGGGCGTGGGCAAGTCGGCACTGGCGGTGCACTGCGCGCACGCCGTACGGGCCGGATATCCGGGCGGGCAGCTCTACCTGGACCTCGGCGGGACCGAGCCGGTCCCGGCCGACCCGGGTGAGCTGCTGGCCGAGGCGTTGCGGGCGCTGGGGGTCGGCGAGGCCGGCCTGCCGGCCACCGTGCGCGAACGCTCCGCCCTGTACCGGTCCCTGCTGGCCGGACGCCCGATGCTCGTCGTCCTCGACGACGCCGCCGGCGCCGCCCAGGTGCGGCCGCTGCTGCCCGGCAGCGGCTGCGCGGTGCTCGTGACGAGCCGGCGGCGGATCACGGAGCTGCCCGGCGCCCTCCGGCTCGAACTGGACGTCCTGCCGCCCGGCGAGGCGGAGGAGTTCCTGGGCAGGATCGTGGGCCCGGAGCGGCTGGAGAGGGAGCGGGAGGCCGCCGTGGCGATCCTCCGCTCCTGCGGATACCTGCCGCTCGCCGTCAGGATCGCCGGAGCGCGGCTGGCGGGGCGGCCCGGCTGGTCGCTGGAGGTGCTGGGGCGGCGGCTGGACGACGAGTCGAACCGGCTCGGCGAGCTGCGGGCCGGCGACCTGGAGGTGCGGGTCAGCCTCGACCGGAGCTACCGGCTGCTGCCCGACGACGCGGCCCTGGCCCTGCGGGCGCTGGGCCTGCTGGGCCCGCAGTCCCTGCCCGGCTGGGTGGTCGACGCCGCGCTGGACCGGCACCGGGCCGACGACGTGACGGACGTCCTGGTCGATGTGAACCTGCTCCGGCTGGTCGGCACCGACCCGATCGGCCAGCCGCGCTACCGGCTGCACGACCTGGTCCGCTGCAACGCCAGGGAGAAGGCCGGCGGCCTCCTGGAGCGGAACGCCCTCATCAGGGTGCTCGGGGCCTGGATGGCCACCGCCGAGAGCGCCACGGCGCGGCTGCCGACCACGCTCTTCAGCCTGTCCGCGGCCGGGGCCACCCGCTGGAACCTGCCCGCCGACACCCTCGGGCGCCTGACCGCCGACCCGCTGTCGTGGCTGGACGCCGAGCACGACACGCTCGTGGGGGCGGTGCGCCTGGCCGCCGACGCGGGGCTGGCCGAGTCGGCGTGGGGGCTCGCCGCGGCCCTCGTCCCCTACTACGACCTGCGCTGCCACTTCGAGGAGTGGCAGTCCACCCACCGGGTCGCCCTTGAGGCCGCGCGCCTGGCACAGGACCGTCACGGCGAGGCGGCCATGCTCCGCGGCCTCGCCCAGGTGTGCCTCTACCAGGACCGCTACGCCGAGGCGACGGAGATGTTCCGCAGAGCCCTCACGATCTTCCACGAGCTGGGGGACGCCCGGGGCGAGGCGACCTCGATCTGCGGGCTCGGGGCGGTCAACCAGTTCTGCGGCGAGCATCTCAGGGCGCTGACCTACTTCCGGCAGGCTCTGGCCATGTTCCTGGCCATGGGCGATCAGAGCGGCGAGGCCTACGCGCGGCAGGCGATCGGGCGGGTCTGCCTGGCCTCCGGCAACCTGCACCAGGCGTCCAGATGGCTGGGCGAGGCGCTGGGGCTGGCCCGGCGGCTCGGCGACCCCCACCGGGAGGGCTGCGTGTCCATGCAGCTCGGACGCTTCCACGCCCTGGTGGCCGAGCCCGATCGGGCGATGCGCTTCCAGGGACGCGCGCTGGACATCTTCGAAGGTCTCGGTGATCTCCACTGCGGGGCCTACGCGATGCAGAACCTGGGCGGGCTCCAGGTCGTCCGCGGCGACCGGTCGCACGCCTCCGACAAGCTGGAGCGGTCGCTGCTGATCTTCCAGCGGCTCGGCGACCGGAGCGGGGAGGCGGCCACGGTCCAGACACTCGGCGAGCTGCACCGGTCGGCGGGCCGTACCCGGCTGGCACAGAACTACCTGCATCACGCCCTGGAGCTCCGGCGCGAGCTGCGGGGCGGCGCCGACCTCGCCGGGAGTGCCGGTCCCGCGGCCCTCCCCGGCGATGGGTGGCGGAGCCCGGACGTGGTGCGGTCGCCGCTCGGGCTCGTACTTGACGGGAACGCCGTGGAGTGGTGA
- a CDS encoding M24 family metallopeptidase, with the protein MLAARACMIDEVRRRMVEEGVDALVLRPSPDFRYLGGQGEGYLVLDLHGPPAAAAGPLEAAALIPASARRVGVDSEMRAWELFSLRVEAELVLASAVLAPLRLHRGTAEVAATERAASAADAVLLMARELAWFGTTERAMARRLWAMMVETGCEEVLSVLVAAGEHSAVPRHVPCDRVINPGDALLVSVCGRWGGHCSEVARVFAVAEPPEDFEAMYSVVLAAQRAALDSLRPGVPAAEAGRAAREVIEGSGYGHYAAERPGRGVGLGHDEGPWLVPGDTTVLAAGMTVCVEPAIYLPELFGARVADVAVCAPSGARRLSGSSQALHVIDH; encoded by the coding sequence GTGCTGGCTGCACGGGCCTGCATGATCGACGAGGTGCGCCGCAGGATGGTCGAGGAGGGGGTCGACGCCCTGGTGCTGCGCCCCTCTCCCGACTTCCGCTACCTGGGGGGCCAGGGCGAGGGGTATCTCGTCCTGGACCTCCACGGCCCGCCGGCGGCGGCGGCCGGACCGCTGGAGGCCGCGGCACTCATCCCCGCCTCCGCCCGCCGCGTCGGGGTGGACTCCGAGATGCGGGCCTGGGAGCTGTTCTCGCTACGGGTGGAGGCCGAGCTCGTGCTGGCCTCGGCCGTGCTCGCCCCGCTCCGGCTGCACCGGGGGACCGCGGAGGTCGCGGCGACGGAACGCGCCGCCTCCGCGGCGGACGCCGTCCTGCTCATGGCCCGCGAGCTGGCCTGGTTCGGCACCACCGAGCGCGCGATGGCGCGGCGGCTGTGGGCCATGATGGTCGAGACCGGGTGCGAGGAGGTGCTGTCGGTGCTCGTGGCGGCCGGCGAGCACAGCGCCGTCCCCCGGCACGTGCCGTGCGACCGCGTGATCAACCCGGGCGACGCGCTCCTGGTCTCGGTGTGCGGCAGATGGGGCGGCCACTGCTCGGAGGTGGCCCGCGTCTTCGCGGTGGCCGAGCCGCCGGAGGACTTCGAGGCGATGTACTCGGTCGTCCTGGCCGCGCAGCGCGCCGCCCTCGACTCGCTGCGGCCCGGCGTGCCGGCGGCGGAGGCCGGGCGGGCCGCCCGGGAGGTGATCGAGGGCAGCGGCTACGGCCACTACGCCGCGGAGCGGCCCGGCCGGGGCGTCGGCCTCGGCCACGACGAGGGCCCCTGGCTCGTCCCGGGCGACACGACGGTGCTCGCCGCCGGGATGACGGTCTGCGTCGAACCGGCGATCTACCTGCCCGAGCTGTTCGGCGCGCGGGTGGCCGACGTCGCGGTGTGCGCCCCCTCGGGGGCGCGCCGGCTCAGCGGCAGCTCGCAGGCCCTGCACGTCATCGACCACTGA
- a CDS encoding ABC transporter ATP-binding protein — translation MTLLIVDDLVVEHRTPGRPLVRAVAGASLTVAAGEVVGLVGESGCGKSTLARAVCGLNRAAAGSITFEGRPVTPLGLRRRDRALAGIQMVFQDPYASLNPRRRVGAQIADGLRTAGDTVTAPADLLERVGLPREFAARHPHEFSGGQRQRIAIARALAARPNLLIGDEPISALDASAQAQVATLMRDLAVSSGAGLLFISHDLSVVRLIADRIAVMYLGKIVEMGRTAEVWAEPRHPYTKALLGAIPAPDGAGVLPAELSGDVPDPADPPRGCRFHPRCPVAMDVCREREPDFGPVACWLHGPA, via the coding sequence ATGACACTGCTGATCGTGGACGACCTCGTCGTCGAGCATCGCACCCCGGGCCGCCCCCTGGTACGGGCGGTGGCCGGGGCCAGTCTGACCGTCGCGGCGGGCGAGGTCGTCGGGCTCGTCGGCGAGTCCGGATGCGGCAAGTCGACGCTGGCCCGCGCGGTGTGCGGGCTCAACCGGGCCGCCGCCGGGTCGATCACCTTCGAGGGGCGGCCGGTGACCCCGCTCGGCCTGCGCCGCAGGGACCGGGCACTGGCCGGGATCCAGATGGTGTTCCAGGATCCCTACGCCTCGCTGAACCCCCGGCGCCGGGTGGGCGCGCAGATCGCCGACGGGCTGCGTACGGCGGGCGACACCGTGACCGCCCCCGCCGACCTGCTGGAGCGGGTCGGGCTGCCCCGGGAGTTCGCCGCCCGCCACCCGCACGAGTTCTCCGGCGGCCAGCGGCAGCGGATCGCGATCGCCAGGGCGCTCGCCGCCCGGCCGAACCTGCTGATCGGCGACGAGCCGATCTCCGCGCTCGACGCCTCGGCACAGGCCCAGGTGGCCACGCTGATGCGGGACCTCGCGGTCTCCTCGGGCGCCGGCCTGCTGTTCATCAGCCACGACCTGTCGGTGGTACGGCTGATCGCCGACCGGATCGCGGTGATGTACCTCGGGAAGATCGTGGAGATGGGGCGGACCGCCGAGGTGTGGGCCGAGCCCCGTCATCCGTACACCAAGGCGCTGCTGGGCGCGATCCCCGCGCCCGACGGCGCCGGGGTGCTCCCGGCGGAGCTGTCCGGGGACGTGCCGGATCCGGCCGACCCGCCCCGCGGCTGCCGGTTCCACCCGCGCTGCCCGGTGGCGATGGACGTCTGCCGGGAGCGCGAGCCCGACTTCGGTCCCGTCGCGTGCTGGCTGCACGGGCCTGCATGA
- a CDS encoding ABC transporter ATP-binding protein, whose protein sequence is MTLLAISDLKVSIGGREILRGVDLDLRAGRVHGLAGESGSGKTMTGLAVLGLLPHGARTTGRIALGERDLLTMAPKELNTVRGGEVAMVFQDPATSLHPMLSVGRQLTEHMRHHLGLDRKQARARAVELLGQVRIPGPEAAIDRYPHQFSGGMRQRIAIAIALACSPKVLIADEPTTALDVTVQAGVLRLLRGLCDDLGLAVLLVTHDLGVMSAVADEVSVMKEGLVVETGPRGQVLREPRHPYTRALLESLPGETS, encoded by the coding sequence GTGACCCTTCTGGCCATCTCCGACCTGAAGGTCTCCATCGGCGGCAGGGAGATCCTGCGCGGCGTCGACCTCGACCTGCGGGCCGGCCGTGTGCACGGTCTGGCCGGCGAGAGCGGCTCGGGCAAGACGATGACGGGCCTGGCCGTGCTGGGGCTGCTCCCGCACGGCGCCCGCACCACCGGCCGGATCGCCCTGGGAGAGCGCGACCTGCTCACGATGGCGCCCAAGGAGCTGAACACGGTGCGCGGCGGTGAGGTCGCCATGGTCTTCCAGGACCCGGCGACCAGCCTGCACCCGATGCTCTCGGTCGGCCGCCAGCTCACCGAGCACATGCGCCACCACCTGGGGCTCGACCGGAAACAGGCGCGGGCCAGGGCCGTCGAGCTGCTGGGCCAGGTGCGCATCCCCGGGCCCGAGGCGGCGATCGACCGCTACCCGCACCAGTTCTCCGGCGGCATGCGCCAGCGCATCGCGATCGCGATCGCCCTGGCCTGCTCGCCGAAGGTGCTCATCGCCGACGAGCCCACGACCGCTCTCGACGTGACCGTCCAGGCCGGCGTGCTGCGACTGCTGCGCGGCCTCTGCGACGACCTGGGCCTGGCCGTACTGCTCGTCACCCACGACCTCGGCGTGATGTCGGCGGTCGCCGACGAGGTGAGCGTGATGAAGGAAGGCCTGGTCGTGGAGACCGGACCGCGCGGCCAGGTGCTGCGCGAGCCGCGCCACCCCTACACCCGTGCCCTGCTGGAGTCGTTGCCCGGGGAGACCTCATGA
- a CDS encoding ABC transporter permease, whose protein sequence is MKLPQAWRQPLAIVGGVIALAWIVIALAAPLLAPHDPLAQDLPRLAPPGPGHWFGTDQLGRDILSRVMYGARLSIPLTLLLVVLSVLVGGLLGACAGYFGKWVDETIMRLADLVFAFPTVILAMVVAAALGASLTNAVLAVLVVAWPAYARVTRGLVLGVREREFVLSGRLLGFSAWRSLRVDVLPNVTGPILVLATLDIGTALLLLSGLSFLGLGAKPPSPEWGAMVASGVEVFDSWWVATFPGLAILTVVLAFNFLGDTLRDALDPRTARAIKERAL, encoded by the coding sequence GTGAAACTCCCCCAAGCATGGCGGCAGCCGCTGGCGATCGTCGGCGGGGTGATCGCGCTCGCCTGGATCGTGATCGCGCTGGCCGCCCCGCTGCTGGCGCCGCACGATCCGCTCGCCCAGGACCTGCCGCGGCTGGCCCCGCCCGGCCCGGGCCACTGGTTCGGCACCGACCAGCTCGGCCGCGACATCCTGAGCAGGGTGATGTACGGCGCGCGCCTGTCGATCCCGCTGACGCTGCTGCTGGTCGTGCTCTCGGTGCTGGTCGGCGGCCTGCTGGGCGCCTGCGCCGGATATTTCGGCAAGTGGGTCGACGAGACGATCATGCGGCTCGCCGACCTCGTCTTCGCCTTCCCCACCGTGATCCTGGCCATGGTCGTCGCCGCCGCGCTCGGCGCGAGCCTCACCAACGCCGTGCTCGCCGTACTCGTCGTCGCCTGGCCGGCCTACGCCCGCGTGACCCGCGGCCTGGTGCTGGGCGTGCGCGAGCGCGAGTTCGTGCTGAGCGGGCGACTGCTCGGCTTCTCCGCCTGGCGCTCGCTCCGGGTGGACGTGCTGCCGAACGTCACCGGGCCGATCCTGGTGCTGGCCACCCTCGACATCGGCACCGCGCTGCTGCTGCTGTCCGGCCTGTCCTTCCTCGGGCTCGGCGCCAAGCCCCCGTCCCCCGAGTGGGGCGCGATGGTCGCCTCCGGCGTGGAGGTCTTCGACAGCTGGTGGGTGGCGACCTTCCCCGGTCTGGCCATCCTGACCGTCGTGCTGGCCTTCAACTTCCTGGGCGACACGCTGCGCGACGCCCTCGACCCGCGGACGGCCCGCGCCATCAAGGAGCGTGCGCTGTGA
- a CDS encoding ABC transporter permease gives MSPTSSNEDLKEGTARRKPPGRTGRRSPLVRFLARRVLTALLLAVGITLVTFVLTNMVPGDPVSANLGQRALGDPAIVAQWRAEHGLDKPLPQQYLLHLQGVLQGDLGTSQQSHRPVLDDLAESVPATLELAGAAILISLVAGVAFGVIAALRRDRLSDHVLRVISLIGISVPTFWLALTAFYVFFYRLQVTPGSGRIDPGMSPPPQVTGLYTVDSALAGQWDVFSSAVGHLITPALVLALYTIGLLTRFTRSAVLEVLGQDYVRAARAKGLPPRVILFRYVLRSALVPIITVAGLAFGSLLSGTVLVEAIFAWPGVGQYAYKSATTLDLPAVMGVGLVVGGVYLVINLIVDVLYGVIDPRVRLQ, from the coding sequence ATGTCGCCGACCTCAAGTAACGAGGACCTGAAGGAGGGTACGGCCCGGCGCAAGCCGCCGGGCCGTACCGGCCGCCGGAGTCCGCTGGTCCGCTTCCTGGCCCGCCGGGTGCTCACGGCGCTCCTGCTGGCGGTGGGCATCACGCTCGTCACCTTCGTCCTGACCAACATGGTCCCCGGCGACCCCGTCTCGGCCAACCTCGGCCAGCGGGCCCTGGGCGACCCGGCGATCGTCGCGCAGTGGCGGGCCGAGCACGGCCTGGACAAGCCGCTCCCCCAGCAGTACCTGCTGCACCTTCAGGGGGTCCTCCAGGGCGACCTCGGGACGAGCCAGCAGAGCCACCGCCCGGTCCTCGACGACCTGGCGGAGTCCGTGCCGGCCACGCTCGAACTGGCCGGCGCCGCGATCCTGATCTCCCTCGTGGCGGGTGTGGCCTTCGGCGTGATCGCGGCGCTGCGCCGGGACCGGCTCTCCGACCACGTGCTCCGGGTCATCAGCCTGATCGGCATCTCCGTGCCGACCTTCTGGCTGGCGCTGACGGCGTTCTACGTCTTCTTCTACCGGCTGCAGGTCACTCCGGGCAGCGGCCGGATCGATCCGGGCATGAGCCCGCCCCCGCAGGTCACCGGGCTGTACACGGTCGACTCCGCGCTGGCGGGGCAGTGGGACGTGTTCTCCTCGGCGGTCGGCCACCTCATCACCCCCGCGCTGGTGCTGGCCCTCTACACGATCGGCCTGCTGACCCGGTTCACCCGGTCGGCGGTGCTGGAGGTGCTGGGCCAGGACTACGTGCGCGCCGCGCGGGCCAAGGGCCTGCCGCCCCGGGTGATCCTGTTCCGCTACGTGCTGCGCTCGGCGCTGGTGCCGATCATCACGGTCGCGGGCCTGGCCTTCGGCAGCCTGCTGTCGGGAACCGTGCTCGTCGAGGCGATCTTCGCCTGGCCGGGCGTGGGCCAGTACGCCTACAAGAGCGCGACCACCCTCGACCTGCCCGCCGTGATGGGCGTCGGCCTGGTGGTGGGCGGGGTCTACCTCGTCATCAACCTGATCGTCGACGTGCTGTACGGCGTCATCGACCCCAGAGTGAGACTCCAGTGA